One window of Treponema denticola genomic DNA carries:
- a CDS encoding SPOR domain-containing protein: MEFKIKKISFFLLTLFFLHSLTAQNSLPPNVQKIIKNGFTKKTPFEASSFIESEIKKISSNEEKIIALSVLADYEERFDLFLRAGRHYLEAAELSPETGRKTFLTKALGAYLLADNISESSELCRNRLLPIVEAPFSKEDIKVLVLFEWLKLKSDEKASLENIKKYVTDSKFAEFHPAMLLTLWWVDGDKKAENTLVKKFPNSIEAAVVRGEAFLSPKTFWYLMPQNRGFKESLADSASESVLLSQGETLAQNNELPAAKFYQTGFFKTENFAKGLADELKKKGFTVTIKKEERGVDAFFSVLVKDDGKGDMVIRLKSEGYEAVPIFD; the protein is encoded by the coding sequence ATGGAATTTAAGATAAAAAAAATATCATTTTTTTTATTGACTCTCTTTTTTTTGCATAGCCTGACTGCTCAAAATTCCTTGCCTCCGAATGTTCAAAAGATTATCAAAAACGGTTTTACAAAAAAAACTCCTTTTGAGGCCTCTTCCTTTATTGAATCTGAAATAAAAAAGATTTCTTCAAATGAAGAAAAAATTATAGCTTTATCCGTTTTGGCCGACTATGAAGAAAGGTTCGATTTATTTTTGCGAGCCGGAAGACACTATCTTGAAGCTGCGGAGCTTTCTCCCGAAACCGGAAGAAAAACTTTTTTAACCAAGGCTCTTGGGGCATATCTTTTAGCCGATAACATAAGCGAGTCCTCCGAGCTTTGCCGCAACCGCTTGCTGCCCATCGTTGAAGCTCCATTTTCTAAAGAAGATATAAAAGTTCTTGTTCTTTTTGAATGGCTTAAATTAAAATCGGATGAAAAGGCTTCTCTTGAAAATATAAAAAAATATGTTACCGATTCAAAATTCGCAGAATTTCATCCTGCCATGCTTTTGACTCTTTGGTGGGTCGATGGGGATAAGAAGGCTGAGAACACCCTCGTAAAAAAATTCCCTAACAGCATTGAGGCTGCCGTTGTCCGAGGTGAGGCTTTTTTGAGCCCTAAAACATTTTGGTATTTAATGCCTCAAAATAGAGGATTTAAAGAATCTCTTGCAGATTCAGCTTCCGAATCCGTTTTATTAAGCCAAGGTGAAACCTTAGCACAAAATAATGAATTGCCGGCTGCAAAATTTTATCAAACCGGTTTTTTTAAAACCGAAAATTTTGCAAAAGGACTTGCAGATGAGCTTAAAAAGAAAGGTTTTACTGTAACAATAAAAAAAGAAGAGCGAGGGGTGGATGCTTTCTTTTCTGTTTTAGTAAAGGATGACGGCAAGGGAGATATGGTTATCCGGCTAAAAAGCGAGGGCTATGAAGCCGTTCCGATCTTTGATTAG
- a CDS encoding D-2-hydroxyacid dehydrogenase encodes MSKKLNLVILDGFTSNPGDLSWNELKSVSNLTIYDKTSADELLERCKEADAVLTNKVVFSKEIMDSLPRLKYIGVLATGYNVVDIEAARAKNICVTNIPSYSTDSVAQLVFALIFHFYWHVKEHSDEVMGGKWSASPHFCYHSFDIRELSDKTMGIVGFGNIGQAVAKIALAMNMKVIYFNRSKKNIKGLEEAKQVSLDELFSSSDIISLNCPLTSETKEIINAESLKKIKKTSIIINTGRGPLINEKDAAEALKEKRLAGLACDVLSVEPPAKDNPLLKAPNCIITPHMAWQTFEARERLIKIAAANVKAFIAGKEINRVN; translated from the coding sequence ATGAGTAAAAAATTAAATTTGGTTATTCTTGACGGGTTTACTTCCAATCCCGGAGACCTTTCTTGGAATGAGTTAAAATCGGTTTCAAATCTTACAATATATGATAAAACAAGTGCAGATGAACTTCTTGAAAGGTGTAAGGAGGCAGATGCCGTTCTTACCAATAAGGTAGTTTTTTCTAAAGAAATAATGGATTCTTTGCCGCGTCTTAAATATATAGGAGTTTTAGCTACGGGATATAATGTTGTCGATATTGAAGCTGCAAGAGCTAAAAATATTTGCGTAACGAATATTCCCTCTTACAGCACCGACAGCGTGGCTCAACTTGTATTTGCCCTTATTTTTCACTTTTATTGGCATGTAAAAGAGCATAGCGATGAGGTTATGGGCGGAAAATGGTCGGCTTCTCCTCACTTTTGCTATCACAGTTTTGATATAAGGGAGCTTTCCGATAAGACGATGGGTATAGTCGGTTTCGGGAACATAGGCCAAGCCGTTGCAAAAATTGCCCTTGCTATGAATATGAAGGTAATCTATTTTAATCGCTCTAAAAAAAATATTAAGGGTTTAGAAGAAGCAAAACAAGTTTCTTTAGATGAGCTTTTTTCTTCTTCCGATATAATAAGCTTAAACTGTCCTTTGACTTCGGAAACAAAAGAAATTATAAATGCCGAGTCCTTAAAAAAAATAAAGAAAACTTCTATCATAATCAATACGGGACGGGGTCCTCTTATAAACGAAAAGGATGCAGCAGAGGCTTTAAAGGAAAAAAGACTTGCAGGTCTTGCCTGCGATGTTCTCAGTGTAGAACCTCCGGCTAAGGATAATCCCTTGCTTAAAGCTCCTAACTGTATTATTACGCCACACATGGCATGGCAAACCTTTGAGGCCAGAGAGAGGCTTATAAAAATAGCCGCCGCTAACGTAAAAGCCTTTATCGCAGGAAAGGAAATAAACAGGGTTAATTAG
- a CDS encoding nitroreductase family protein, which translates to MNTFLELAKSRHSVRSYEKRAVEAEKLNSILEAGRIAPTAANMQPCRFLVLNDDTAMSKLQKACTPHGAPLAIVVCANKKAAWVRPFDKASMTDIDTSIAADHMMMCAQDMGLSSCWITYFKPDVVRAEFNIPDDLIPVNILVIGYGKEAAKSPNRYDNERNPMDMIVQYSSF; encoded by the coding sequence ATGAACACATTTTTAGAACTCGCCAAAAGCAGACATTCGGTGAGAAGTTATGAAAAGCGTGCTGTTGAGGCGGAAAAGCTTAACAGTATTTTGGAAGCGGGGCGTATTGCTCCTACGGCGGCAAATATGCAGCCTTGCCGTTTTCTTGTTTTAAATGACGATACGGCGATGAGTAAGCTGCAAAAAGCATGTACTCCGCACGGGGCACCGCTTGCCATTGTGGTATGCGCCAACAAAAAAGCGGCGTGGGTTCGCCCCTTTGACAAAGCAAGCATGACAGATATTGATACGAGTATCGCAGCCGACCACATGATGATGTGCGCTCAAGATATGGGGCTTTCAAGCTGTTGGATTACTTATTTTAAGCCTGATGTAGTGCGTGCTGAATTCAATATCCCCGATGATTTGATTCCGGTAAACATTTTGGTTATCGGTTACGGAAAAGAAGCGGCAAAATCTCCTAACCGTTATGACAATGAGCGGAATCCGATGGACATGATAGTTCAATACTCATCATTTTAG
- a CDS encoding ArsR/SmtB family transcription factor, which translates to MSSIDIALMCRALSDSTRLEIIQMLNDGEKCACKILEKFSITQPTLSYHMKILTDCGLVLTRKESKWINYSLDKKKLKTFQKEINALTDKK; encoded by the coding sequence ATGAGTTCTATAGATATAGCTTTGATGTGCAGGGCATTGAGCGACAGTACCCGTTTGGAAATAATTCAGATGTTAAACGATGGGGAAAAATGTGCCTGCAAGATTTTGGAAAAATTTTCAATTACACAGCCGACCCTTTCGTATCACATGAAAATATTAACCGACTGCGGTCTTGTTCTCACTCGAAAAGAATCCAAATGGATTAATTATTCTCTCGACAAGAAAAAACTTAAAACATTTCAAAAAGAAATTAACGCCTTAACCGATAAAAAATAA
- a CDS encoding type IIL restriction-modification enzyme MmeI, which yields MAVLSLNEIKLRAQGFVLNWKDKAATAREEADAQTFENEFFAIFGVPRSKIAVFEQKVKLQDGSNGYIDLFWKGYILIEMKTPGKDRKKAFEQAKTYANALSNSDMPKGIPICDFCNFDYWEPLKTSVFRGFP from the coding sequence ATGGCTGTACTTTCATTAAACGAAATAAAACTAAGGGCACAAGGATTTGTGCTGAATTGGAAAGATAAGGCTGCAACAGCACGGGAAGAGGCGGATGCCCAAACATTTGAAAACGAATTTTTTGCAATCTTCGGTGTTCCGAGGAGTAAAATTGCCGTTTTTGAACAAAAGGTAAAACTGCAAGACGGCTCAAACGGTTACATAGACCTTTTTTGGAAAGGTTACATTCTTATCGAAATGAAAACACCGGGTAAGGACAGAAAAAAAGCCTTTGAACAGGCAAAGACTTATGCCAATGCGCTAAGTAATTCCGATATGCCTAAGGGAATTCCTATTTGCGATTTTTGCAATTTTGATTATTGGGAGCCTCTAAAAACATCAGTTTTTAGAGGGTTTCCTTAA
- the gcvPB gene encoding aminomethyl-transferring glycine dehydrogenase subunit GcvPB translates to MSELIFEKSVKGHKFAEAKLTVPEYKLDSKYLRASDAKLPEVSELEFVRHYMELSKRTHGVDNGFYPLGSCTMKYNPKLNEEVAALPNFTNIHPLQPEHTMKGCIEAMGDLGKKLGEITGMDAFSLQPSAGAHGEFTALLVIRAYHEKRGDHARNKILVPDSAHGTNPASAAMVGCEIVNIPSDKDGNVDIEELKKTVGNDTAALMLTNPNTLGLFETHIKEIAEIVHKAGGLLYYDGANLNAIMGRLRPGDMGYDIVHLNLHKTFSTPHGGGGPGSGPIGCKKFLEEFLPVPVVTGSDGSYKLDYNRPDSIGRVRNFYGNFLVFLRAYAYILTLGSEGIRESSGYAVLNANYLKKKLEKEYDVAFDRICMHEFVLTLDKIKEETGVSALDIAKGLIDDGIHPPTMYFPLIVHEALMFEPTETESKSTLDFTAEVMIKLKKEAYSNPEKLHGYPYTRPIGRVDETKAAREPVLRYKACCCCK, encoded by the coding sequence ATGAGCGAATTGATTTTTGAAAAATCCGTAAAGGGTCACAAATTTGCAGAAGCAAAATTGACAGTACCCGAATATAAACTTGATTCAAAATATTTAAGAGCAAGCGATGCAAAACTTCCTGAAGTTTCGGAACTTGAATTTGTACGCCACTATATGGAATTGAGCAAGCGTACTCATGGTGTAGATAACGGTTTTTATCCTTTAGGTTCTTGTACGATGAAGTACAATCCCAAACTCAACGAAGAAGTTGCGGCTCTTCCGAACTTTACCAATATTCACCCATTGCAGCCTGAACATACAATGAAAGGTTGTATCGAGGCTATGGGCGATTTAGGTAAAAAACTCGGTGAAATTACCGGAATGGATGCTTTCTCCCTCCAGCCATCAGCAGGTGCTCACGGAGAATTCACAGCCCTTTTGGTAATCAGAGCCTATCACGAAAAACGCGGCGACCATGCCCGAAACAAGATTTTGGTTCCCGATTCGGCACACGGTACAAACCCTGCCAGTGCCGCAATGGTCGGATGCGAAATCGTAAACATTCCTTCCGATAAAGACGGAAATGTAGATATTGAGGAATTAAAAAAGACTGTAGGAAACGATACTGCTGCCCTCATGCTTACAAACCCGAACACCCTCGGCCTCTTTGAAACCCATATCAAAGAAATTGCCGAAATCGTTCACAAAGCAGGCGGCTTATTGTACTATGACGGTGCTAACCTTAATGCCATTATGGGAAGACTCAGACCCGGAGATATGGGCTATGATATAGTTCACCTTAACTTGCACAAGACCTTCTCGACTCCTCACGGAGGCGGCGGTCCCGGAAGCGGCCCAATCGGTTGTAAAAAATTCCTTGAAGAATTCTTACCTGTTCCCGTAGTTACAGGCTCGGACGGAAGCTATAAGCTGGATTATAACCGCCCGGATTCAATCGGAAGGGTTAGAAACTTCTACGGAAACTTCCTTGTCTTCTTGCGTGCCTATGCCTATATTCTTACACTCGGAAGCGAGGGCATAAGGGAAAGCTCAGGCTATGCTGTCTTAAATGCAAACTATCTAAAGAAAAAGCTTGAAAAAGAATATGATGTTGCCTTTGACAGAATCTGTATGCACGAATTTGTTCTTACCCTTGATAAGATCAAGGAAGAAACAGGCGTAAGTGCTCTTGACATAGCTAAGGGCTTAATCGACGACGGTATCCACCCGCCGACGATGTACTTCCCGCTCATCGTACACGAAGCCTTGATGTTTGAGCCTACGGAAACGGAAAGCAAGTCCACCTTGGACTTTACTGCCGAAGTTATGATCAAACTCAAAAAAGAAGCTTATTCAAATCCCGAAAAGCTTCACGGCTATCCCTACACACGCCCAATCGGACGAGTAGATGAAACAAAAGCTGCCCGTGAACCTGTTTTAAGGTACAAGGCTTGCTGCTGTTGTAAATAA
- the gcvPA gene encoding aminomethyl-transferring glycine dehydrogenase subunit GcvPA codes for MSNYIPHSAEETKEMLDLIGVKSIDDLYGFDNKGCKKVDIGEGKTQAQVEKFFQNLSSENTVFKSILRGAGAYNHYAPAAVRHMASREEFLTAYTPYQPEMNQGELQAGFEYQSMICELTGMDVSNASVYDGGTAVADAIVMSLGRKQNKVLISECVEPSSIEIAKTYLKHSGVEFVMIPRDGYKTDVSKIKGLLDESVGAVVMQQPNRFGTIEDCEAVGKMVEGTKTQFVMSCNPISLAILKTPKECGASIALGEGQALGLPLGAGGPYLGFLSTIEANMRKIPGRIIGQSTDHDGRRAFVLTLQAREQHIRREKASSSICSNQALCALRASMFMTAYGKEGLKTVANVSVSNAHYLADELKKIGLTVKNNGEFFHEFVTDGKGKADAILSNLEKNGILGGLKICDDAILWCATDVLCKCDLDKAVKIIKEVL; via the coding sequence ATGTCAAATTATATTCCTCATTCCGCTGAGGAAACAAAAGAGATGCTTGATCTCATCGGTGTAAAATCGATTGATGATTTATACGGCTTTGATAACAAGGGCTGTAAAAAAGTCGATATAGGCGAGGGGAAAACTCAAGCACAAGTTGAAAAGTTTTTTCAAAATTTAAGCAGTGAAAACACTGTCTTTAAATCGATATTAAGAGGTGCCGGTGCTTATAACCACTATGCACCTGCTGCTGTAAGGCACATGGCTTCCAGAGAGGAGTTCTTAACTGCCTACACACCCTATCAGCCCGAAATGAATCAGGGCGAACTCCAAGCAGGTTTTGAATATCAGTCAATGATTTGCGAGCTTACGGGAATGGATGTTTCCAATGCCAGCGTTTATGACGGAGGCACGGCAGTCGCAGATGCCATAGTTATGTCCTTAGGACGAAAACAAAACAAGGTTTTGATTTCGGAATGTGTTGAGCCCAGCTCAATCGAAATTGCTAAAACCTATTTAAAGCACAGCGGTGTAGAATTCGTAATGATTCCCCGTGACGGCTATAAAACTGATGTTTCAAAGATTAAGGGCCTTTTAGATGAAAGCGTCGGAGCCGTTGTTATGCAGCAGCCGAACCGTTTCGGTACAATCGAAGACTGCGAAGCTGTCGGTAAAATGGTAGAAGGTACCAAAACTCAGTTTGTAATGAGCTGCAATCCTATTTCTTTGGCAATCTTAAAAACACCGAAAGAATGCGGTGCTTCGATAGCCTTAGGCGAAGGCCAGGCATTAGGACTTCCTCTAGGTGCAGGCGGCCCCTATCTCGGCTTCCTTTCTACAATTGAAGCCAATATGCGAAAAATCCCGGGACGAATCATCGGTCAATCAACAGACCATGACGGCAGAAGAGCCTTTGTTCTAACTCTTCAAGCCCGTGAACAGCATATCAGGCGCGAAAAAGCCAGCTCCAGTATCTGTTCTAACCAGGCTCTTTGTGCATTAAGAGCTTCTATGTTTATGACAGCCTACGGAAAGGAAGGTTTAAAAACCGTTGCAAATGTTTCCGTAAGCAATGCACATTATCTTGCAGATGAGCTTAAAAAGATCGGCTTAACCGTAAAAAATAACGGAGAATTCTTCCATGAATTCGTAACTGACGGAAAAGGAAAGGCCGATGCAATTCTTTCAAATCTTGAAAAAAACGGCATTTTGGGCGGTTTAAAGATTTGTGATGATGCTATTCTTTGGTGTGCAACCGATGTTCTTTGCAAATGCGACCTTGATAAGGCCGTAAAAATCATTAAGGAGGTATTGTAA
- the gcvH gene encoding glycine cleavage system protein GcvH: protein MEIKEDVKYLESHEWFKKEGNIGIIGISDYAQGEMGDVVFIELPEVGDEVTADKACATVESVKAVFEIISPMTGKVVEINEDLLDAPEKINEDAFGSWFFKVELKGESSKLMDAGKYKGLCK, encoded by the coding sequence ATGGAAATTAAAGAAGATGTAAAATACTTGGAATCACACGAATGGTTCAAAAAAGAAGGAAACATCGGTATTATCGGAATCAGCGATTATGCTCAAGGTGAAATGGGAGATGTCGTATTCATCGAGCTTCCTGAAGTAGGCGATGAAGTTACAGCCGATAAGGCTTGTGCTACAGTAGAATCTGTAAAGGCCGTTTTCGAAATCATCAGCCCCATGACAGGAAAGGTTGTTGAAATAAACGAAGACCTCTTAGATGCTCCCGAAAAAATCAATGAAGATGCCTTCGGTTCCTGGTTCTTTAAGGTAGAACTTAAGGGAGAATCTTCAAAATTAATGGATGCAGGTAAATACAAAGGTCTCTGCAAATAA
- the gcvT gene encoding glycine cleavage system aminomethyltransferase GcvT, producing MKRTPYYETLLAKGGKFVEFGGYEMPIQFAGILKEHLAVRNNVGLFDVSHMGEFYIEGDNAEAAVNALITNDIRGMADGDVRYTLMCNEKGGIVDDFLVYRYNQKKFLLVVNAGNHDKDYDWVKKHLDKSVTFTDRSPEIAQLAIQGPNAPALVKKFIDASAMPSAYYTFKTFQCPKGEVIVSQTGYTGEDGYEIYCPKEWALDLFNQVMKAGEEFGIELCGLGCRDTLRLEAGMPLYGHEMTEETLATEVTLKPFIKLEKEDFIGKKALETNEAKKIRKGFKMIDRGIARDHDKVFLGDKEIGYVTTGTSSPSLKVGIGHMRIDRGIKDEEVFIEVRGKKLKAKIVPTSFLKEIKG from the coding sequence ATGAAAAGAACACCCTATTATGAAACCTTGCTCGCTAAAGGCGGCAAGTTTGTTGAGTTCGGCGGATATGAAATGCCCATTCAGTTTGCCGGTATCTTAAAGGAGCATCTTGCAGTACGCAATAATGTAGGACTTTTCGATGTTTCGCACATGGGAGAGTTTTATATTGAAGGCGACAATGCCGAAGCCGCCGTAAATGCTCTTATTACAAACGACATTCGCGGAATGGCTGACGGAGATGTACGCTACACCCTTATGTGTAATGAAAAGGGCGGAATCGTAGATGACTTCCTTGTTTACCGCTATAATCAAAAGAAATTCCTTTTGGTTGTAAATGCCGGAAACCACGACAAGGACTATGACTGGGTAAAAAAACATTTGGATAAGAGCGTTACCTTCACAGACCGCTCGCCTGAAATTGCCCAGCTTGCAATTCAAGGCCCCAATGCTCCCGCCTTGGTAAAAAAGTTTATTGATGCTTCTGCAATGCCCTCCGCTTACTACACCTTTAAGACCTTCCAGTGCCCAAAGGGAGAGGTAATCGTTTCTCAAACAGGTTATACCGGTGAAGACGGTTACGAAATCTACTGCCCTAAAGAATGGGCTCTAGATCTTTTCAATCAAGTTATGAAAGCAGGAGAAGAATTCGGAATAGAGCTTTGCGGTTTAGGCTGCCGAGACACCTTGCGTCTTGAAGCCGGAATGCCCTTGTACGGCCATGAAATGACCGAAGAAACCTTGGCAACCGAAGTAACATTAAAGCCCTTTATCAAACTTGAAAAAGAAGACTTTATCGGTAAAAAAGCTCTCGAAACCAACGAAGCCAAAAAAATCCGAAAAGGCTTTAAGATGATTGACAGAGGCATCGCCCGAGATCATGACAAAGTTTTCTTAGGCGACAAGGAAATCGGTTATGTTACAACCGGAACTTCTTCACCCTCATTAAAGGTCGGTATCGGACATATGAGAATCGATAGAGGCATTAAAGATGAAGAAGTCTTTATCGAAGTACGCGGTAAAAAGCTCAAGGCTAAAATCGTGCCCACAAGTTTCTTAAAAGAAATTAAGGGCTAA
- a CDS encoding PH domain-containing protein, whose translation MKEQKSSFKMFFTIGLLLLIFIGVFVVIKTAGASVEDGLLKVKGIYGVSIPISEIREVKKLETLPSLGVRRVNGIGLGPIKIGYFRYNELGSVKLCILKNEAPYILVTTDEQKILIGLGKEKNEELYNKLQDNL comes from the coding sequence TTGAAAGAACAAAAAAGCAGTTTTAAAATGTTTTTTACAATAGGATTGTTGCTCTTAATTTTTATCGGAGTCTTTGTTGTTATAAAAACTGCGGGTGCATCCGTAGAAGATGGATTATTAAAAGTTAAAGGAATTTATGGTGTCAGCATACCGATTTCCGAAATAAGAGAGGTCAAAAAACTTGAAACCCTGCCTTCTTTAGGAGTAAGGCGGGTAAACGGCATAGGTCTTGGACCAATTAAAATAGGCTATTTTAGATATAACGAATTAGGCTCTGTAAAATTATGTATATTAAAAAATGAAGCTCCCTATATATTGGTTACAACCGATGAACAAAAAATTCTTATAGGCTTAGGCAAGGAAAAAAATGAAGAGCTTTATAATAAGCTGCAAGATAATTTATAA
- the lpdA gene encoding dihydrolipoyl dehydrogenase: MYDLIVLGGGPGGYVAAIKAGRAGLKTALIEKNRLGGTCLNKGCIPTKYLLHTAEVFGSFAENDLGLSGENLKYNINAIYEKKNAVVDKLVGGIEKLIENAGVDFYNGEGKITSKSSVSVNGKELEFKNLIIATGSSVFAPPIAGIETAMTSDDILGKEPVDFKSVIIIGGGVIGIEFATVYANLGKEVTIVELEKTILPPFDRDIAMQQALVLKKRGVKIINGAMVTKIEKTGCTFTLKEKEESITADAVIVCIGRIAEIKDIGLDSAGIEYDKRGIITDACMKTNVEGIYAIGDAVKGNVMLAHNAENQGHLVVDNIVNNTKHEKQDVIPSCVYSTPEIAGVGLSEKEAEAKGITVKIGKVPMGSNGKSVLSGLDVGFIKVLFNEEDRIVGCQMMCDSATDMIGAIGTLVTNKAKRENILKSMYPHPTVVEAFYEAVEDVEKSATHMIYKK; the protein is encoded by the coding sequence ATGTATGATTTAATCGTTTTGGGCGGAGGCCCGGGCGGCTATGTTGCGGCCATAAAAGCTGGAAGGGCAGGGCTAAAAACCGCTCTTATCGAAAAAAACAGGCTTGGAGGAACTTGTTTGAACAAGGGCTGTATTCCGACAAAATACCTTCTTCACACAGCCGAGGTTTTCGGAAGCTTTGCCGAAAACGATCTCGGTCTTTCAGGTGAAAACTTAAAATACAACATTAATGCCATCTACGAGAAAAAAAATGCTGTTGTGGATAAACTTGTAGGCGGTATCGAAAAACTCATTGAAAACGCCGGAGTTGATTTTTATAACGGGGAAGGCAAAATCACTTCAAAATCTTCCGTAAGTGTAAATGGAAAAGAACTTGAATTTAAAAACCTCATCATCGCAACCGGTTCTTCTGTTTTTGCTCCTCCGATAGCCGGAATCGAAACTGCTATGACCTCTGACGATATTTTAGGAAAAGAGCCTGTTGATTTTAAGAGCGTTATCATCATAGGCGGCGGTGTTATAGGTATTGAGTTTGCCACGGTGTATGCAAATTTAGGTAAGGAAGTAACCATCGTTGAACTCGAAAAAACAATTCTTCCTCCCTTTGACAGGGACATTGCAATGCAGCAGGCCCTCGTTCTAAAAAAGAGGGGAGTAAAGATAATAAACGGTGCCATGGTAACCAAAATCGAAAAAACCGGCTGTACCTTTACTCTTAAAGAAAAAGAAGAAAGCATTACAGCCGATGCCGTAATCGTCTGTATCGGCCGAATTGCCGAAATAAAGGATATCGGTCTTGATTCTGCCGGAATCGAATACGATAAACGGGGCATAATTACCGATGCCTGCATGAAGACTAATGTCGAAGGTATTTACGCCATTGGGGATGCAGTAAAGGGAAATGTAATGCTTGCCCACAATGCCGAAAACCAAGGTCATCTGGTCGTTGACAACATTGTAAACAATACTAAACACGAAAAACAAGATGTTATTCCTTCTTGTGTATATTCCACACCGGAGATTGCAGGAGTCGGCCTTTCCGAAAAAGAAGCTGAAGCCAAGGGAATTACCGTAAAAATTGGAAAAGTCCCAATGGGTTCAAACGGAAAATCGGTGCTTTCAGGCTTGGATGTAGGCTTTATTAAGGTTCTGTTTAATGAAGAAGACAGGATTGTAGGCTGTCAGATGATGTGCGATTCGGCTACCGATATGATAGGTGCCATAGGAACTCTTGTAACAAACAAAGCTAAGAGGGAAAACATCTTAAAATCCATGTATCCTCATCCCACAGTAGTAGAAGCCTTTTATGAGGCTGTAGAAGATGTCGAAAAGTCGGCTACCCACATGATCTACAAAAAATAA
- a CDS encoding helix-turn-helix domain-containing protein produces the protein MSDLEEYIAERKKRDVEFAEDFEIGYERFKIGAIIKEMRLEQGMTQEQLAEKLETKKSVISRMENHAEDVRLSTLEKIANVFGRQLKISML, from the coding sequence ATGAGTGATTTAGAAGAATATATTGCAGAAAGGAAAAAAAGAGATGTCGAATTTGCTGAAGATTTTGAAATAGGATATGAGCGGTTTAAAATAGGTGCTATTATCAAAGAGATGAGACTTGAACAGGGAATGACACAGGAACAGTTGGCAGAAAAATTGGAAACAAAAAAAAGTGTTATTTCTAGGATGGAGAATCATGCTGAAGATGTTCGACTCTCAACATTAGAGAAAATAGCAAATGTGTTTGGAAGACAGCTGAAAATTTCAATGTTATAG
- a CDS encoding type II toxin-antitoxin system RelE/ParE family toxin — protein MKREIKFYKTKDGKCPVKEFIDTQTGKIAQKITWVLRLIETQEKVPRTYFKNLSGTKIYECRIEFGGNIYRILGQFYQGYFLLLTNGFQKKTQKTPKNEIELCNKRMADQIERGVKYE, from the coding sequence GTGAAAAGAGAAATAAAATTTTATAAAACAAAGGATGGAAAATGTCCTGTAAAAGAATTTATAGATACTCAGACTGGAAAGATTGCTCAAAAAATAACATGGGTTTTAAGATTAATTGAAACACAAGAAAAGGTGCCTAGAACTTATTTTAAGAATTTGAGTGGTACAAAAATATATGAATGCAGAATAGAATTTGGGGGGAATATATATAGAATTTTAGGTCAGTTTTATCAAGGTTATTTTCTTTTATTGACAAATGGATTTCAGAAGAAGACACAAAAAACACCTAAAAATGAAATAGAATTGTGTAATAAAAGAATGGCAGATCAGATTGAAAGAGGGGTAAAGTATGAGTGA